The Larus michahellis chromosome 12, bLarMic1.1, whole genome shotgun sequence genome contains a region encoding:
- the ZNF831 gene encoding zinc finger protein 831 isoform X4, whose amino-acid sequence MVCQKNYFYLRVWQPAFAMEQPAVTAAGAEPPAPAAPLHPAQVRQRGPAPPQPLYVKALPVPLYQPGGWQPGSPLVTGRSCVRLEGSGLPLILNTLLPADGSQQPPSAFQKQLGQTLTLNIVSTLPVLSSPNSCVSASIGSPGKSKKAGKYICKHCGRDCLKPSVLEKHIRSHTGERPFPCTTCGIAFKTQSNLYKHRRTQTHVNNTRLPSDSDNTAILEQNEKSAESIASHQSSKLLSSTGEDKGVQMEQVSSETSADTKKLPNDLSLPATSNSSFALESQETTNQSSSSKANQGVPEREPQSSSSPGALPNGQCQRKKIQEQRSPTANKHIQLQRQQATSSEKQWDYKPFDCKLKKCESTDSGYLSRSDSAELQLASPSPLHSLCQPSAELENQPALGTPGCARLEVAEKATALMLEKKRLEEHISKLISHNKSVVDDTQLDNVRPRKTVLSKQGSIDLPMPYTYKDSFHFDIRTCDVNRKKNLSLCSAKSTFAPLEKCKPMFFHSVPTQFSTTIDAVPVTRSNSLPFVEGTRAAQDKAGCSKPLSLTKQPVNPGAAALLPSNNLAANSVDFPNSHPRALVRQTAVDDLPLSNVADHPPAPGELQGSNRLGAGEGIGAKNKKHHQRKLKMFSQEKWQMYGDETFKKIYQKMKSSQNAKKIKQRGNKLTDTASFTPDSKESGSSTEIAEERDGGSSASDSLSSLVTTGLNTSKSETCTNGNHIVQDVSSGETANSSTYATETPHSGNAGAQAVTSRTSRELGGSDTDKCSGGHGASPAPSSCELRLQNPPCPLNANGRNDDRLPAQSSKWGKPSPGKESSTSESGCKSTSNDDGNRSRSKGTGPRDLTPPGAHCSSNREAAGKSQNLPSERKKLKFEVEKTEDITSKSSPTPSSESNGGKEAERVYRTSAQCLSMAPLTRSSKAEGQKLSTGNNECTGGTENVEYMKTIKLPTKALNYSDVNPLSHSAGTSKASFVGFLGPELRGSDCNSFALQNATDEDVKTRLVETGAKAPLFSDNAVDMSSTIHPRQPGRLTPVPQQNAFAPKYILKLPQDKRASDLSLLLGPEQKISPCTSATDTSSSPPGSPTSAALRSHSNDVVWSPVRLEARQKASKGELRWNVHANWKTPVFCSPVHSETTNSLTTAGNTFYNQNFRQPDIIRDAWKNKQNKNKLNYQKQTEEKWMRITTSSTQTPRKNIRFTSMYPSGFFISADIKEERKVLHRLRSGSDSLMMPPASSKDAEPAAEGWEGGGAPCVLRDPSPALQDTQHPQRSTDSPTWFCHSFGTFYCHTLTTRSKEFPAPPHNNLTCCSGSLIAASTKGTFPSLNAEPRLTWCCLTRSLPLPAEQKGSADSAYSSMHTRGKESSNECTLSKYDISIFKMKNIRHSKTVAYGLTNRSSKTLVSSLSKGQQTRELSSAAPGGAFRNISEQKKKMVVCKKEKLSTNKVKRSHKQKKIKVTPKWTRGRHTHGYAQLKLSRPSKRHGFPNRALEALKKGSSSQPCKFNKKCHSAQSKVHENYLYQQKDTSRSTSDKPLCRRKKEGKNNSGISSHIENLNHVKEKDKMDKKFLQDISGQIREHTRTNFSFQNVTAPLETPLAAHSFSSPVSTATPPAGSEPESCCTATQPPLLPPGPGQSQPRVPSDSTASAAWSCPSDSTSTGRGDQPDSSHAETTGPLPLHPEASQGNTLNMDPESQRFGTFEPLTQASGRQNLPAEANAYSSPKDNSMPRSQPGRSRLLGPKAESVTRAELPSTDYTEQPNFSQKILALQGGTERDGAHLQANSHGRPRRTATAAFTEPPVTLRSPESETYSATPSKAYKKRGLEMMRKQTRVEYDDTSSDDEDRLVIEI is encoded by the exons ATGGTGTGTCAAAAAAATTACTT CTACCTCCGTGTATGGCAGCCGGCCTTCGCGATGGAGCAGCCCGCCGTCACAGCTGCGGGGGCAGAGCCACCGGCTCCCGCGGCCCCTCTTCACCCCGCGCAGGTTCGGCAGCGGGGGCCAGCGCCGCCCCAGCCCCTCTATGTGAAAGCGCTCCCCGTGCCGCTGTACCAGCCCGGGGGCTGGCAGCCCGGCAGCCCGCTGGTGACCGGCAGGAGCTGCGTGCGGCTGGAGGGCAGCGGCCTGCCGCTCATCCTCAACACGCTGCTGCCCGCTGAcggctcccagcagcctccctccGCTTTTCAGAAGCAGCTCGGGCAAACCCTGACGCTGAACATAGTGAGCACTTTGCCGGTTTTATCATCACCAAATTCTTGTGTAAGTGCGTCTATTGGAAGCCCAGGAAAATCAAAAAAAGCTGGGAAATATATCTGCAAACACTGTGGACGAGATTGTTTGAAGCCAAGTGTCCTTGAGAAGCACATTCGCTCTCACACGGGCGAGAGGCCCTTCCCTTGCACCACTTGTGGTATCGCGTTTAAAACTCAGAGCAATTTGTATAAGCACAGAAGAACTCAAACACACGTCAACAACACCAGACTGCCCTCAGACTCGGACAACACTGCCATATTGGAGCAAAATGAGAAATCAGCAGAGAGCATTGCGTCACATCAAAGCAGCAAACTGCTCAGTAGCACCGGGGAGGACAAGGGGGTGCAAATGGAACAAGTGAGTTCAGAGACCAGCGCGGACACTAAGAAACTTCCTAATGACCTTTCGCTGCCGGCCACAAGCAATTCATCATTTGCTTTGGAAAGTCAAGAAACCACAAATCAGTCCTCTAGTTCAAAGGCTAATCAGGGGGTTCCTGAAAGAGAACCCCAAAGCTCATCATCTCCAGGGGCTTTGCCAAATGGTCAGTGCCAGAGAAAGAAGATACAGGAGCAAAGAAGCCCAACTGCCAATAAGCACATtcagctgcaaaggcagcaggcAACCTCTTCGGAAAAGCAGTGGGATTACAAGCCGTTTGACTGCAAGCTGAAGAAGTGTGAGAGCACGGACTCGGGGTACCTGTCCCGCTCCGACAGTGCGGAGCTGCAGCTGGCGTCCCCCAGCCCGCTCCacagcctctgccagcccagcGCCGAGCTGGAAAACCAGCCTGCCCTCGGCACCCCGGGCTGCGCCAGGCTGGAGGTGGCTGAGAAAGCTACGGCCTTGATGCTAGAGAAAAAGAGGCTGGAAGAACACATTTCAAAACTTATTTCTCATAACAAAAGCGTGGTGGATGACACCCAGTTAGACAACGTTAGGCCCAGAAAAACTGTCCTTTCTAAACAGGGGAGCATTGATCTGCCAATGCCTTACACGTACAAAGACTCTTTCCATTTTGACATCAGAACCTGTGATGTAAATAGGAAGAAGAACCTTTCCCTCTGTTCAGCAAAATCTACCTTCGCACCCCTAGAAAAATGCAAGCCAATGTTTTTCCACTCGGTCCCCACCCAGTTCTCCACCACCATCGACGCCGTGCCCGTCACCCGGAGCAACTCCCTGCCCTTTGTGGAGGGCACCAGAGCGGCCCAGGACAAAGCCGGCTGCTCCAAGCCGCTTTCTCTTACGAAGCAGCCGGTAAATCCgggtgctgctgctttgctgcctaGCAACAATCTTGCTGCAAATTCAGTGGATTTTCCCAACAGCCATCCCCGAGCGCTAGTCCGACAAACAGCAGTGGATGATTTGCCGCTCAGTAACGTGGCTGAtcatcctcctgccccaggggagCTGCAAGGGAGCAACAGGCTTGGGGCTGGAGAAGGAATCGGTGCCAAAAATAAGAAACACCATCAAAGGAAGTTAAAGATGTTCTCTCAAGAAAAATGGCAAATGTATGgagatgaaacatttaaaaaaatctaccagaaaatgaaaagcagtcaaaatgccaagaaaattaAACAAAGGGGGAATAAGCTTACAGATACTGCAAGCTTCACTCCTGACTCAAAGGAATCAGGCAGCAGTACTGAAATTGCTGAGGAGAGAGATGGCGGGAGCTCTGCAAGTGACAGCCTCTCCTCCCTCGTGACAACAGGTTTGAACACCAGTAAATCAGAAACCTGTACTAATGGTAACCATATTGTACAGGATGTGTCCTCTGGGGAAACTGCCAACAGTTCAACCTACGCCACGGAGACACCGCACTCAGGAAACGCTGGTGCGCAGGCTGTGACGAGCAGGACTTCCCGAGAGCTCGGTGGCAGCGACACAGACAAGTGCTCAGGTGGCCACGGCGCGtcaccagctcccagcagctgtgAGCTCAGGCTCCAAAACCCGCCCTGTCCGCTCAACGCGAACGGCAGGAACGACGACCGCTTGCCAGCACAGAGTAGCAAATGGGGAAAACCAAGCCCTGGGAAAGAATCCAGTACATCTGAATCAGGGTGTAAAAGCACTTCAAATGACGACGGAAACCGTAGCAGGAGCAAGGGGACCGGCCCGCGCGACCTGACGCCCCCGGGGGCCCATTGCAGCAGCAACAGAGAAGCTGCAGGGAAGTCCCAGAATTTaccatcagaaagaaaaaagctgaaatttgaaGTGGAGAAGACAGAAGACATTACTTCAAAGTCCAGCCCTACTCCCAGTAGTGAAAGCAATGggggaaaagaagcagagagggTCTATCGCACCAGCGCCCAGTGTCTGTCCATGGCACCGCTGACACGCTCCAGTAAAGCAGAGGGGCAAAAATTAAGCACAGGAAATAATGAATGCACTGGAGGTACTGAGAATGTGGAGTATATGAAAACAATCAAACTCCCCACAAAAGCTCTTAATTACAGTGATGTTAACCCTCTTTCACATTCAGCAGGTACCTCAAAAGCTTCATTTGTGGGATTTTTAGGGCCTGAATTAAGGGGAAGTGATTGCAATTCTTTTGCCTTGCAGAATGCAACAGATGAAGATGTCAAAACACGTCTTGTGGAAACAGGAGCAAAAGCACCGCTTTTCAGTGACAATGCTGTTGACATGTCTTCTACAATTCATCCTCGGCAACCTGGTCGTTTAACTCCAGTCCCACAACAAAACGCCTTTGCTCCAAAATATATCCTCAAATTGCCGCAAGACAAGAGAGCCTCAGATTTGTCGCTTTTGCTTGGACCAGAACAGAAGATTTCACCTTGCACGTCTGCAACAGACACCTCAAGCAGCCCCCCTGGCTCCCCCACCAGCGCAGCACTCCGTTCTCACTCTAACGATGTGGTTTGGTCCCCTGTAAGACTTGAAGCCAGACAAAAGGCCAGCAAAGGAGAGCTACGGTGGAACGTACACGCCAACTGGAAAACTCCAGTATTTTGTTCACCAGTCCATTCAGAAACAACAAATAGCTTAACCACAGCAGGTAACACCTTTTATAACCAAAACTTCAGGCAGCCGGATATTATAAGAGatgcttggaaaaacaaacagaacaaaaataaattaaattatcaaaagcaaacagaagagaaGTGGATGCGCATAACTACTTCTTCTACACAGACCCCCAGGAAGAACATACGCTTTACTTCTATGTATCCAAGTGGTTTCTTCATATCAGCTGACATCAAAGAAGAGAGGAAGGTTTTACATCGCCTTCGCTCAGGAAGCGACTCTCTGATGATGCCGCCAGCCTCTAGCAAGGACGCAGAGCCAGCGGccgagggctgggagggaggaggagctcCCTGCGTTCTGAGGGACCCTTCACCAGCGCTGCAGGACACGCAGCATCCTCAGCGCTCGACGGACAGCCCCACCTGGTTTTGCCATTCTTTTGGCACTTTCTATTGCCACACTCTCACCACTCGCAGTAAAGAATTCCCAGCACCACCCCACAATAATCTGACTTGCTGCTCTGGAAGTTTAATAGCAGCAAGCACGAAGGGCACCTTCCCATCACTAAATGCTGAACCTCGATTAACGTGGTGTTGTTTAACGAGAAGCCTCCCTCTGCCTGCCGAGCAGAAGGGGAGTGCAGACTCTGCCTACTCCTCCATGCACACCCGCGGCAAGGAGTCAAGCAATGAATGCACGCTGTCAAAATACgatatttctattttcaaaatgaaaaatattagacACAGCAAGACTGTGGCATACGGCTTAACAAACAGGAGTTCAAAAACATTGGTTTCATCCCTTTCTAAAGGACAACAGACGCGGGAG TTaagctcagcagctcctggtggtgctttcagaaatatttcagagcaaaagaagaaaatggtagtttgcaaaaaggaaaaactctCAACAAACAAAGTCAAGAGGagccacaaacagaaaaagattaaAGTCACCCCAAAATG GACCCGGGGGAGGCACACGCACGGATACGCTCAGCTGAAACTGAGCCGCCCGAGCAAGCGGCACGGCTTCCCAAATAGAGCCCTGGAGGCTTTGAAGAAGGGCTCTTCGTCACAACCCTGTAAATTTAACAAGAAGTGCCATTCTGCTCAATCAAAGGTACACG AAAATTACCTATACCAGCAAAAAGACACATCTCGTTCCACCTCAGACAAGCCactttgcaggaggaaaaaagaaggaaagaataacTCAGGAATATCTTCACATATTGAAAATCTAAACCAtgttaaagaaaaagacaaaatggaTAAAAAA tttctaCAGGACATTTCTGGGCAAATCAGGGAACACACAAGAACGAACTTCTCTTTTCAGAACGTTACAGCTCCTCTGGAAACACCTCTGGCAGCccattccttctcctcccctgtgAGCACAGCCACCCCGCCGGCCGGCAGCGAGCCGGAGTCCTGCTGCACCGCGACACAaccccccctgctgccccccggcccAGGGCAGTCGCAGCCAAGAGTCCCCAGCGACTCAACGGCATCTGCTGCTTGGTCCTGCCCCTCTGATTCTACAAGTACAGGCAGAGGTGACCAACCTGACAGCTCACACGCAGAGACTACTGGTCCTCTGCCCTTACATCCAGAAGCAAGCCAGGGAAACACACTGAATATGGACCCAGAGAGTCAAAGATTTGGTACGTTCGAGCCGCTGACCCAAGCCTCGGGAAGGCAAAACCTTCCAGCTGAAGCAAACGCATACTCATCTCCAAAAGACAACTCAATGCCCCGTTCCCAGCCTGGACGTTCACGTTTATTGGGACCAAAGGCAGAGTCAGTCACAAGGGCGGAATTACCCAGCACAGACTACACCGAGCAGCCAAACTTCTCTCAAAAAATCCTCGCCCTTCAGGGAGGCACAGAGAGGGACGGAGCCCACCTGCAGGCCAACAGCCACGGAAGGCCACGCAGAACGGCCACTGCTGCCTTTACAGAGCCCCCAGTTACTCTCAGGTCCCCCGAGTCCGAGACTTACTCTGCAACACCTTCCAAGGCATACAAGAAGAGAGGGTTAGAGATGATGAGGAAGCAAACCAGAGTTGAGTATGATGACACTAGCAGTGATGATGAAGATAGGCTTGTTATAGAAATATAG
- the ZNF831 gene encoding zinc finger protein 831 isoform X3 — protein MVCQKNYFYLRVWQPAFAMEQPAVTAAGAEPPAPAAPLHPAQVRQRGPAPPQPLYVKALPVPLYQPGGWQPGSPLVTGRSCVRLEGSGLPLILNTLLPADGSQQPPSAFQKQLGQTLTLNIVSTLPVLSSPNSCVSASIGSPGKSKKAGKYICKHCGRDCLKPSVLEKHIRSHTGERPFPCTTCGIAFKTQSNLYKHRRTQTHVNNTRLPSDSDNTAILEQNEKSAESIASHQSSKLLSSTGEDKGVQMEQVSSETSADTKKLPNDLSLPATSNSSFALESQETTNQSSSSKANQGVPEREPQSSSSPGALPNGQCQRKKIQEQRSPTANKHIQLQRQQATSSEKQWDYKPFDCKLKKCESTDSGYLSRSDSAELQLASPSPLHSLCQPSAELENQPALGTPGCARLEVAEKATALMLEKKRLEEHISKLISHNKSVVDDTQLDNVRPRKTVLSKQGSIDLPMPYTYKDSFHFDIRTCDVNRKKNLSLCSAKSTFAPLEKCKPMFFHSVPTQFSTTIDAVPVTRSNSLPFVEGTRAAQDKAGCSKPLSLTKQPVNPGAAALLPSNNLAANSVDFPNSHPRALVRQTAVDDLPLSNVADHPPAPGELQGSNRLGAGEGIGAKNKKHHQRKLKMFSQEKWQMYGDETFKKIYQKMKSSQNAKKIKQRGNKLTDTASFTPDSKESGSSTEIAEERDGGSSASDSLSSLVTTGLNTSKSETCTNGNHIVQDVSSGETANSSTYATETPHSGNAGAQAVTSRTSRELGGSDTDKCSGGHGASPAPSSCELRLQNPPCPLNANGRNDDRLPAQSSKWGKPSPGKESSTSESGCKSTSNDDGNRSRSKGTGPRDLTPPGAHCSSNREAAGKSQNLPSERKKLKFEVEKTEDITSKSSPTPSSESNGGKEAERVYRTSAQCLSMAPLTRSSKAEGQKLSTGNNECTGGTENVEYMKTIKLPTKALNYSDVNPLSHSAGTSKASFVGFLGPELRGSDCNSFALQNATDEDVKTRLVETGAKAPLFSDNAVDMSSTIHPRQPGRLTPVPQQNAFAPKYILKLPQDKRASDLSLLLGPEQKISPCTSATDTSSSPPGSPTSAALRSHSNDVVWSPVRLEARQKASKGELRWNVHANWKTPVFCSPVHSETTNSLTTAGNTFYNQNFRQPDIIRDAWKNKQNKNKLNYQKQTEEKWMRITTSSTQTPRKNIRFTSMYPSGFFISADIKEERKVLHRLRSGSDSLMMPPASSKDAEPAAEGWEGGGAPCVLRDPSPALQDTQHPQRSTDSPTWFCHSFGTFYCHTLTTRSKEFPAPPHNNLTCCSGSLIAASTKGTFPSLNAEPRLTWCCLTRSLPLPAEQKGSADSAYSSMHTRGKESSNECTLSKYDISIFKMKNIRHSKTVAYGLTNRSSKTLVSSLSKGQQTRELSSAAPGGAFRNISEQKKKMVVCKKEKLSTNKVKRSHKQKKIKVTPKCGKLLLDLNLRDDVALFYSGCFSIPHTCLPFRCRRPRRTRGRHTHGYAQLKLSRPSKRHGFPNRALEALKKGSSSQPCKFNKKCHSAQSKVHENYLYQQKDTSRSTSDKPLCRRKKEGKNNSGISSHIENLNHVKEKDKMDKKNVTAPLETPLAAHSFSSPVSTATPPAGSEPESCCTATQPPLLPPGPGQSQPRVPSDSTASAAWSCPSDSTSTGRGDQPDSSHAETTGPLPLHPEASQGNTLNMDPESQRFGTFEPLTQASGRQNLPAEANAYSSPKDNSMPRSQPGRSRLLGPKAESVTRAELPSTDYTEQPNFSQKILALQGGTERDGAHLQANSHGRPRRTATAAFTEPPVTLRSPESETYSATPSKAYKKRGLEMMRKQTRVEYDDTSSDDEDRLVIEI, from the exons ATGGTGTGTCAAAAAAATTACTT CTACCTCCGTGTATGGCAGCCGGCCTTCGCGATGGAGCAGCCCGCCGTCACAGCTGCGGGGGCAGAGCCACCGGCTCCCGCGGCCCCTCTTCACCCCGCGCAGGTTCGGCAGCGGGGGCCAGCGCCGCCCCAGCCCCTCTATGTGAAAGCGCTCCCCGTGCCGCTGTACCAGCCCGGGGGCTGGCAGCCCGGCAGCCCGCTGGTGACCGGCAGGAGCTGCGTGCGGCTGGAGGGCAGCGGCCTGCCGCTCATCCTCAACACGCTGCTGCCCGCTGAcggctcccagcagcctccctccGCTTTTCAGAAGCAGCTCGGGCAAACCCTGACGCTGAACATAGTGAGCACTTTGCCGGTTTTATCATCACCAAATTCTTGTGTAAGTGCGTCTATTGGAAGCCCAGGAAAATCAAAAAAAGCTGGGAAATATATCTGCAAACACTGTGGACGAGATTGTTTGAAGCCAAGTGTCCTTGAGAAGCACATTCGCTCTCACACGGGCGAGAGGCCCTTCCCTTGCACCACTTGTGGTATCGCGTTTAAAACTCAGAGCAATTTGTATAAGCACAGAAGAACTCAAACACACGTCAACAACACCAGACTGCCCTCAGACTCGGACAACACTGCCATATTGGAGCAAAATGAGAAATCAGCAGAGAGCATTGCGTCACATCAAAGCAGCAAACTGCTCAGTAGCACCGGGGAGGACAAGGGGGTGCAAATGGAACAAGTGAGTTCAGAGACCAGCGCGGACACTAAGAAACTTCCTAATGACCTTTCGCTGCCGGCCACAAGCAATTCATCATTTGCTTTGGAAAGTCAAGAAACCACAAATCAGTCCTCTAGTTCAAAGGCTAATCAGGGGGTTCCTGAAAGAGAACCCCAAAGCTCATCATCTCCAGGGGCTTTGCCAAATGGTCAGTGCCAGAGAAAGAAGATACAGGAGCAAAGAAGCCCAACTGCCAATAAGCACATtcagctgcaaaggcagcaggcAACCTCTTCGGAAAAGCAGTGGGATTACAAGCCGTTTGACTGCAAGCTGAAGAAGTGTGAGAGCACGGACTCGGGGTACCTGTCCCGCTCCGACAGTGCGGAGCTGCAGCTGGCGTCCCCCAGCCCGCTCCacagcctctgccagcccagcGCCGAGCTGGAAAACCAGCCTGCCCTCGGCACCCCGGGCTGCGCCAGGCTGGAGGTGGCTGAGAAAGCTACGGCCTTGATGCTAGAGAAAAAGAGGCTGGAAGAACACATTTCAAAACTTATTTCTCATAACAAAAGCGTGGTGGATGACACCCAGTTAGACAACGTTAGGCCCAGAAAAACTGTCCTTTCTAAACAGGGGAGCATTGATCTGCCAATGCCTTACACGTACAAAGACTCTTTCCATTTTGACATCAGAACCTGTGATGTAAATAGGAAGAAGAACCTTTCCCTCTGTTCAGCAAAATCTACCTTCGCACCCCTAGAAAAATGCAAGCCAATGTTTTTCCACTCGGTCCCCACCCAGTTCTCCACCACCATCGACGCCGTGCCCGTCACCCGGAGCAACTCCCTGCCCTTTGTGGAGGGCACCAGAGCGGCCCAGGACAAAGCCGGCTGCTCCAAGCCGCTTTCTCTTACGAAGCAGCCGGTAAATCCgggtgctgctgctttgctgcctaGCAACAATCTTGCTGCAAATTCAGTGGATTTTCCCAACAGCCATCCCCGAGCGCTAGTCCGACAAACAGCAGTGGATGATTTGCCGCTCAGTAACGTGGCTGAtcatcctcctgccccaggggagCTGCAAGGGAGCAACAGGCTTGGGGCTGGAGAAGGAATCGGTGCCAAAAATAAGAAACACCATCAAAGGAAGTTAAAGATGTTCTCTCAAGAAAAATGGCAAATGTATGgagatgaaacatttaaaaaaatctaccagaaaatgaaaagcagtcaaaatgccaagaaaattaAACAAAGGGGGAATAAGCTTACAGATACTGCAAGCTTCACTCCTGACTCAAAGGAATCAGGCAGCAGTACTGAAATTGCTGAGGAGAGAGATGGCGGGAGCTCTGCAAGTGACAGCCTCTCCTCCCTCGTGACAACAGGTTTGAACACCAGTAAATCAGAAACCTGTACTAATGGTAACCATATTGTACAGGATGTGTCCTCTGGGGAAACTGCCAACAGTTCAACCTACGCCACGGAGACACCGCACTCAGGAAACGCTGGTGCGCAGGCTGTGACGAGCAGGACTTCCCGAGAGCTCGGTGGCAGCGACACAGACAAGTGCTCAGGTGGCCACGGCGCGtcaccagctcccagcagctgtgAGCTCAGGCTCCAAAACCCGCCCTGTCCGCTCAACGCGAACGGCAGGAACGACGACCGCTTGCCAGCACAGAGTAGCAAATGGGGAAAACCAAGCCCTGGGAAAGAATCCAGTACATCTGAATCAGGGTGTAAAAGCACTTCAAATGACGACGGAAACCGTAGCAGGAGCAAGGGGACCGGCCCGCGCGACCTGACGCCCCCGGGGGCCCATTGCAGCAGCAACAGAGAAGCTGCAGGGAAGTCCCAGAATTTaccatcagaaagaaaaaagctgaaatttgaaGTGGAGAAGACAGAAGACATTACTTCAAAGTCCAGCCCTACTCCCAGTAGTGAAAGCAATGggggaaaagaagcagagagggTCTATCGCACCAGCGCCCAGTGTCTGTCCATGGCACCGCTGACACGCTCCAGTAAAGCAGAGGGGCAAAAATTAAGCACAGGAAATAATGAATGCACTGGAGGTACTGAGAATGTGGAGTATATGAAAACAATCAAACTCCCCACAAAAGCTCTTAATTACAGTGATGTTAACCCTCTTTCACATTCAGCAGGTACCTCAAAAGCTTCATTTGTGGGATTTTTAGGGCCTGAATTAAGGGGAAGTGATTGCAATTCTTTTGCCTTGCAGAATGCAACAGATGAAGATGTCAAAACACGTCTTGTGGAAACAGGAGCAAAAGCACCGCTTTTCAGTGACAATGCTGTTGACATGTCTTCTACAATTCATCCTCGGCAACCTGGTCGTTTAACTCCAGTCCCACAACAAAACGCCTTTGCTCCAAAATATATCCTCAAATTGCCGCAAGACAAGAGAGCCTCAGATTTGTCGCTTTTGCTTGGACCAGAACAGAAGATTTCACCTTGCACGTCTGCAACAGACACCTCAAGCAGCCCCCCTGGCTCCCCCACCAGCGCAGCACTCCGTTCTCACTCTAACGATGTGGTTTGGTCCCCTGTAAGACTTGAAGCCAGACAAAAGGCCAGCAAAGGAGAGCTACGGTGGAACGTACACGCCAACTGGAAAACTCCAGTATTTTGTTCACCAGTCCATTCAGAAACAACAAATAGCTTAACCACAGCAGGTAACACCTTTTATAACCAAAACTTCAGGCAGCCGGATATTATAAGAGatgcttggaaaaacaaacagaacaaaaataaattaaattatcaaaagcaaacagaagagaaGTGGATGCGCATAACTACTTCTTCTACACAGACCCCCAGGAAGAACATACGCTTTACTTCTATGTATCCAAGTGGTTTCTTCATATCAGCTGACATCAAAGAAGAGAGGAAGGTTTTACATCGCCTTCGCTCAGGAAGCGACTCTCTGATGATGCCGCCAGCCTCTAGCAAGGACGCAGAGCCAGCGGccgagggctgggagggaggaggagctcCCTGCGTTCTGAGGGACCCTTCACCAGCGCTGCAGGACACGCAGCATCCTCAGCGCTCGACGGACAGCCCCACCTGGTTTTGCCATTCTTTTGGCACTTTCTATTGCCACACTCTCACCACTCGCAGTAAAGAATTCCCAGCACCACCCCACAATAATCTGACTTGCTGCTCTGGAAGTTTAATAGCAGCAAGCACGAAGGGCACCTTCCCATCACTAAATGCTGAACCTCGATTAACGTGGTGTTGTTTAACGAGAAGCCTCCCTCTGCCTGCCGAGCAGAAGGGGAGTGCAGACTCTGCCTACTCCTCCATGCACACCCGCGGCAAGGAGTCAAGCAATGAATGCACGCTGTCAAAATACgatatttctattttcaaaatgaaaaatattagacACAGCAAGACTGTGGCATACGGCTTAACAAACAGGAGTTCAAAAACATTGGTTTCATCCCTTTCTAAAGGACAACAGACGCGGGAG TTaagctcagcagctcctggtggtgctttcagaaatatttcagagcaaaagaagaaaatggtagtttgcaaaaaggaaaaactctCAACAAACAAAGTCAAGAGGagccacaaacagaaaaagattaaAGTCACCCCAAAATG TGGTAAATTGCTGTTAGACTTAAATTTACGGGATGATGTGGCATTATTCTACTCTGGCTGCTTTTCAATCCCACATACTTGTTTACCCTTTCGATGCCGTCGGCCACGCAGGACCCGGGGGAGGCACACGCACGGATACGCTCAGCTGAAACTGAGCCGCCCGAGCAAGCGGCACGGCTTCCCAAATAGAGCCCTGGAGGCTTTGAAGAAGGGCTCTTCGTCACAACCCTGTAAATTTAACAAGAAGTGCCATTCTGCTCAATCAAAGGTACACG AAAATTACCTATACCAGCAAAAAGACACATCTCGTTCCACCTCAGACAAGCCactttgcaggaggaaaaaagaaggaaagaataacTCAGGAATATCTTCACATATTGAAAATCTAAACCAtgttaaagaaaaagacaaaatggaTAAAAAA AACGTTACAGCTCCTCTGGAAACACCTCTGGCAGCccattccttctcctcccctgtgAGCACAGCCACCCCGCCGGCCGGCAGCGAGCCGGAGTCCTGCTGCACCGCGACACAaccccccctgctgccccccggcccAGGGCAGTCGCAGCCAAGAGTCCCCAGCGACTCAACGGCATCTGCTGCTTGGTCCTGCCCCTCTGATTCTACAAGTACAGGCAGAGGTGACCAACCTGACAGCTCACACGCAGAGACTACTGGTCCTCTGCCCTTACATCCAGAAGCAAGCCAGGGAAACACACTGAATATGGACCCAGAGAGTCAAAGATTTGGTACGTTCGAGCCGCTGACCCAAGCCTCGGGAAGGCAAAACCTTCCAGCTGAAGCAAACGCATACTCATCTCCAAAAGACAACTCAATGCCCCGTTCCCAGCCTGGACGTTCACGTTTATTGGGACCAAAGGCAGAGTCAGTCACAAGGGCGGAATTACCCAGCACAGACTACACCGAGCAGCCAAACTTCTCTCAAAAAATCCTCGCCCTTCAGGGAGGCACAGAGAGGGACGGAGCCCACCTGCAGGCCAACAGCCACGGAAGGCCACGCAGAACGGCCACTGCTGCCTTTACAGAGCCCCCAGTTACTCTCAGGTCCCCCGAGTCCGAGACTTACTCTGCAACACCTTCCAAGGCATACAAGAAGAGAGGGTTAGAGATGATGAGGAAGCAAACCAGAGTTGAGTATGATGACACTAGCAGTGATGATGAAGATAGGCTTGTTATAGAAATATAG